A window of Tursiops truncatus isolate mTurTru1 unplaced genomic scaffold, mTurTru1.mat.Y mat_scaffold_584_arrow_ctg1, whole genome shotgun sequence genomic DNA:
ggacagctacatgtaaaagaatgaaattagaacactccctaacaccatacacaaaaaataaactcaaaatggattagagacctaaatgtaagactggacactctaaaactcttagaggaaaacataggcagaacactctatgacataagtcacagcaagatcctttttgacccacctcctagagaaatggaaataaaaacagaaataaacaaatgggacctaattaaacttaaaagcttttacacagcaaaggaaatcataaacgaaatgaaaaaaatcaccctcagaatgggagaaaatatttgtgaacgaggcaactgacaagggattaatctccaaaatatacaaacagcacatacagctcaataacaaaaaaaacaaacaacccaatcaaaaaatgggtggaaggaacttccctggtggcgcagtggctaagaatctgcctgccaatgcaggggacatgggttcaatctctggtctgggaagatcccacatgtcgcagagcaactaagcccgtgagccacaaactactgagcctgcgttccacaactacgaagcctgtgcgcctagatcccatgctccacaaaaagagaaaccactgcaatgagaagccatgcactgcaacaaagaatagcccccgctcactgcacctagagaaagccagcacacggcaacaaagacccaacacagccaaaaaataaattaaataaatttatattttaaaaaagctttaaaaaatgggcagaatatctaaatagacatttctccaaagaagatatgcagatggccaaaGAGCACatgatgctcagcatcactaattattagagaaatgcaaatcaaaactacaaagaagtatcacttcacactggtcagaatggccttcatcaaaaaacctacaataaatgctggagacagtgtggagaaaagggaaccctcttgcactgttggtgggaatgtaaactgatacagccactagggggaacagtatggaggttccttaaaaaattaaaaatagggacttccctggtggtccagcagttaagactccgcactcccaatgcaggtggcctgggttcaatccctggtcagggaactagatcctgcataccacaactaagagtctgcatggcgcaacaaaaagatcccgtatgctgcaactaaagatcccgtatgctgcaactaagacccggctcagccaaataaataaataatttttaaaaaccctaaaaatagaactaccatatgacccagcaatcccactcctgggcatatacccgaagaaaaccataattcaaaaagatacatgcaccccaatgttcacagcagcactatttacaatagccaggacctggaagcaacctaaatgtccatcaacagatgaatggataaagaagatgtggtatatatatacagtggaatattagccataaaaaggaacaaaattatgCCATtggcagagatgtggatggacctagagactgtcatacagagtgaagtaagtcagaaagaaaaaaaacaaatagcgtaTAATATTGCTCATATgtggatctagaaaaatggtacaggacGAACTTatctgtaaagcagaaatagagacacagatacagagaacaaacttatggataccaaggggggaaaaagggggtaggatgaattgggagattggaatggatatatatacactactacgtataaaatagataagtaatgagaaactactgtatagcacagggaactctactcagtgatctgtggtgacctaaatgggaaggatacccaaaaaaagagaggatatatgtataactgattcactttgctgtacagcagaaactaacacaacacggtaaagcaactatactccaataaaaagtaattaaaaaatagagaaaaaagggaagaaaagatacatgcaccccaatgttcattgtagcactatttccaatagccaggacatggaagcaacctaaatgtccattgacagaggaatggataaagaaaatgtagtacatatatatataatggaatattatttagccataaaaaagaacgaaataatgccatttgcagcaacatggatggacccagagatggtcatactgagtgaaataagtcagacagagaaagataaatatcatatatcgcttatatgtggaatctataaaaagggtacaaatgaacttatctacaaaacagaaacagagtgacagatgaagaaaacaaacttatgggtaccAGGGGGTAAGAgcgggagggataaactgggagattgggattgacatatacacactactatatacaaaatagataaataataaggatCTACtttgtagcacagggaactctcctcaatactctataatgacctatatgggaaaagaatctaaaaaagagtggatatacgtatgtataaatgattcactttgctgtacacctgaaactaacacaacacatTAAACCAACTCTAATccgacaaaaatttttaaaacttcaatagcttaaaaaaaaaattcaatagctTTAAAACTTTTTGTCATTCTTAATCCTGCAGTGAATACAAAGAGTAAGCTTTGCACTTTTTGTATGTACAGAGTAGAGATATCCATGgagtacataaatacatacacaggACATATGTGTTATCAAAATTTAATGTTGCGGAGGCAATTAGGAAAAACTATCTAAGAAGGCTctgtgggcaggggcagaggcaataatggaaaaaaatatttgcgaAACACTGCCCTAACCCATTTGGAGagtgcaaaatgaaaagcaaaaacagaagtagaaagtcacaagaaatattcagaaaatggaaatgaatacaTTCTTATTTAAGACCCAAGCCTGAAGGAAGGTCTTCAGAGAACCTAGAGAGCAGGGTTCACAGAGTCCCCACCTCAGCCAGGCCGGCAGCATCTGCAGGATCCCCGATGGCCCCAACCTTGTCCTTACTCCTGGCCCTGGTGCTGCTCAGCTGCCACTCCAACTGCTCTCTGGGCTGCGACCTGCCTCAGACCCACAGCCTGGCTAACACGAGGGCCCTGATGCTCCTGCAACAGATGAGGAGAAtctcccccttctcctgcctGAAGGACAGAAATGACTTTGGATTCCCCCAGGAGGCGTTTGGAGGCAACCAGTTCCAGAAGGCTCAAGCCATCGCTGTCGTCCATGAGATGATCCAGCAGACCTTCCAGCTCTTCAGCACAGAGGGCTCGGCTGCCGCTTGGGATGAGACCCTCCTGGACAAGTTCTGCACTGCACTTTATCAGCAGCTCACTGACCTGCAAGCCTGTCTGATGCAGGAGGCGGGGCTGGAAGGGACTCCCCTGCTCAAGGAGGACTCCATCCTGGCTGTGAGGAAATACTTCCACAGAATCACTGTCTATCTGCAAGAGAAGAAGTACAGCCCTTGTGCCTGGGAGATTGTCAGAGCAGAAGTCATGAGATCCTTCTCTTCATCAACAAACTTGCAAGAAAGACTCAGGAGGAAGGAATGACACACACCTGGTTCAACACCGAAATGATTCTCACTGCCTAACAAGACCACACTTCCACCTGTGCTGCCATGTCAAAGACtctcatttctgctctcatcaTGCCCTGAATTGAATTAATTTGTCCAGTGTTTTCAGGAATATTAAGCAACATGATGTTCTACTCTACAGGCACTCGTCCCTCATAGATGCCCATGCTGATCTatctacttaaatatttatttatctattttaatatttatttcactatttataaagatttaaattatttttatttacataatattatGTGCATGTATACACTGTGGttaagagaagaaatatataCTTTGTATTAACTCAGTTTAtgagttttctttgttcattaAATTCTTACTAGAGAAaacttcatttgtttattctttaaaaaagaaacaccaagCCTGAATGtgcaaaatgattaaagaatGTGTTACAATTCCTTGACCATCATTATGATTCtcacattagaaataaaaatagactaaCTCTAGCCAGGTTTTGTGTTGCCCTCAGGACACAGACATGAACATAACTAATCCAATCTTGCTTTTtataactttgattttttttaaggagagtaacctaaaaacaataattaattcatatttcaattaaattttattacttattttaaaaaatagttctgatTTGTAGTAGAAATGAATATCAGTTAGGTTGAATGCTACaatgagagggagaaaaatggaattcCCCCAGTAGAAGGTGGATCaagccatgtgaggatacaaaaataaaagcagtagaTATTACCTATAGTTAACTAGTAGGCATTTCAGTGCAAATGTCCATTGGATACTGGAGATGGCAATTTACAAGCAATCCCACGAAGTGTAAAGCATGGAACTGAAGAAGTGATCAAATGTGAGGACAGTATAGAATGAGAAAAGGACTTAAAATTGAGTCTTATGACCTTAACTTTAAAAGGGAGGGAACACCACAAAGGAAGCGGACATGGAATGGCCATATGTTAACAAGAGAGAATGGTGAGAAGACCGTGTTTGAAAAGACTGAAAACTGCTTAGAAGACTCAATGCATTCATGAAATCATAGATGGAAAATGCTCCCTACATTGGGAAAAGAGATGGCATTGGCCACTTAGTGAGAGCTTGTTTGGTAGACTTAATCCAGCAGAAGGTGAAGAGAAGGTGGAAGGATGAGTAAAAGAAGGTAATGACAATATACATAGAAAACAGGTTTGAGATATGTGCCATCTGAactgaggagagaaaggaggtcCTACGCAAGGCTGGGACCTAGAGTAGAAGGTGGCTCATTTTATTCTCTGCATGGTTTACCTTTCTGAAACATTTTTGCCTCAGAAGAAATTTCATGGATTTGATGTATTGTAACTCATAatcatacttaatattttatttactttaaaacatgACATATTTAATTATTCACAAGGATAATTTATCATCATTTTGATTAACATTATATTGATTGTCAGTAAGCTGCTCTGTAGAGTGAAATCATCCACTACATGGGAAACAGATGGCACTGACCTTACTGAGAGCTGATTTGGTGGGATTAATCAGCAGAAACCATACTGGAGTAGGTGGAAGAGtgacaagagaagagaagaactCCCACTGTCATTGTTTCACCTGGGGAGTCACTTTACTTCTTTCACTCTCATCATAGTCAGGTTTGTATCTGTTTTCACTTTACTTCAGTGCATCAAATGCAATGACGCTTTCCAAGAAAGTTGAATGGAGAAGGAAATTAGTGATGTATTGAACATTATGGAAAATCATAATGTTTCCGTTTATGTTTCCGTTTTTACTTTCCTATTAAGCAACTAACCTCAAGTTGAAACAGGAAGTAATTCAGTAGTAGCAAGACAACCCTTGCCAAGAAAAATATgaactgaaaaagaatgtataacatTACAAAGACTCTGACACCAGGAAAGCAAAGAAGGCTAACTTTATCTAGCATCCTAGGCCCTAAATTTTCACCACCCTACATCTTCATTGTGAGATGAGAATGATGAACCAAGAGGCTCAGTAGAAATCTACTGAGTCATCTAATGATGGTTACTAATTACTTCAATATAAGGTTCTGATGTGAGGTCAACAGAAGCTTCTAATGGGAGGTCTGATGGAAAATCCAATACTCTGTTAATAATTATTTGGAGTAACTGTTATGAACTCTGTGCTATGATACAATGGTGAACAAGATGCAGACCTGTCTCCTATAGTGGTTATTTGCCAAACAGGTCTAATAATCTATGTTCAAGAAAACCAATCCTGGGCTGCCCTgctgatgcagtggttaagaatctgcctgccaatgcagggcacacggttcaagccctggtccaggaagatgccacatgctgcggagcaactaagcccgtatgccacaactactgagcctgtgctctagagcctgcatgccacaattactgaagcctgtgcacctagagcctgttctccgcaacaagagaagccaccgcaatgagaagcccgcgcaccgcaaagaagagtagcccccgctcgccccaactaaagaaagcccatgcacagcaacgaagacccaaggcaaccaaacataagaaataaataaattaattaaaaaaaaaaaaagaccaatccTGAAGGATAAGCCAGCTTGGCCGATATGGAAAATAAAGACGGTAGAAACAGAGTCCAGGACTAGAAGTAACACAGCCAACCTCTTAGCAAGATAAATGTAAATACTCATCTAATGGTCAATTTACCTCAGTTCCTTTTATCCTGTACATCACGttcaacttttaaagaaacttacCATACTAAAAGGTGAAAACACAGTTTGAAGTGATAGGGCAAATATCAGAAACAGTCTCAGATACAGTAGAAATTtaggaattatcagaccaggagtTCAAAATAACAGTGATTAAAGTGCGAAAGGCTCTAATGTATTCACCTATTTTATTCTTCTACTTTATCTCAGTCAAACTATGTATGGTACTTAAAATAGTTTTGCTTGTATAATATCACGTTCAACTTTATAATGtattcaaatataataaaatatgcttacctttatcttttttcaaattttttcttgtttaatttatgAAAATCTTCCCCAGATGACAGCCTGCATTGGTTTATTCTTACAAAAAGAAATAGCTTAAATTCTCAAAGCATAGTGAAAAATggatgatgaatttttttttttttttttttgctgtgttggttcttcattggtatgcacaggctttctctagttacggtgagcggggctacccttcgttgtggtgcgcaggcttctcattgcagtggcttctcttgttgttgcgagcacaggctctcggcacgcaggcttcagcagttgcagcgagtgggctCCGCAGTTTCCGGTGCGCGGGTtctagggtgcacaggcttcagtagttgtggctcgcaggctcagtatttgtgccttgtgggctctagaactcaggttcatagctgtggcacacgggcttagttgctccatggcatgtgggatcttcctggaccagggatcaaacccgtgtcccctgtattggcaggcagattcttaaccactgcgccaccagggaagtcctgtatgaTGAATTCTACTCATCATTCACTTGTTTCAGTAGGTTATATTTTACAACTTCATATTTCTATATCAGATATATAATAGTTCCACGAATAAAGAGGTGAAAAAAGCAAATGCCAAAGAGTTCtgtttggaaaagaaagagatataaaaacagtaatcatgctaaaattatttcaattaagTTTCCTGTTACAATGAGAGATAAAGGAAACGGGATTCTCTCACTAGCATCTGGAATGAGGCTTTTCAAGAAGGCAGATGTATTCTATAAAGTGCTCTACAAACATCTAAAGACAGATTTCCCATTGGTGGATGCATATGCAGATCTGGAATCTACAACAACGTACATCATGGAGATATTAATTTGTGTttgttgcatatttgaaaatcaagATATGGTAAGGATGTCATTACTTATGAGTAGGATGTAGAATGAGAGAGGACCTAAAGCTTATGAGGACCTTCAACTTTTAAGactgagaaagaggaggagaggctgcCAAGGACACAGAGATGGAGTAGCGAGTGCAGTTAGGAGTCAGCGAGGAACAACGATCTTCAGGAAACACTGAAGAAGGAACCAAGGGTTTGAGAATTAAACAggatgaaatttaaataattatttatatgtgaGATAGGATTCTGCATTGAAGATTCTGCCAGGACATGTGTGTGATCCTGGAGAATCAcgtaacttccctgagcctcagtttcctcaatataaagtaaatgaaaatattcctAGAGTTGTTTGTGGTATTAGACAAACTGGAACATTAAAGAGCCTTTAGCAGAATATCATCCACTGAGTGAAAGCTAACAGGTAGTGCCtatcttcttattttttcatacagatctaaatgggaataatgaattctcctctccctctctctgtcactGACTGCAGAACACTGACAGCCTAAAAAACAGAACTGGGAAAACTGTTTCATCAATTGTATGTAATTTTAtgcataataatataataatacatatcTATGCTACATACGTATGAATATATAGTATAAGGTATAcgatatatataaaattctatttatctatctgcTGATTCTGATACATGCATAACTCTCCTTCATCTCTGCTTTCCTGGatcccatttttcatttttcaaataccaTAATCATTTACTTTCTCCCAGTGTAGAATCCAGTGTACTCTCCCCATTCACTCTGCATTCAGCTCTACTGCCCATTCATACAGCTGTTTCCTTCTCCATTAGGGTTTCTGGCTGTCAATTCCCCTGAAGACTACAAAGCCACCAATGGAAAGCAGAAGCTGAGTGAAAGTTCTAGGTTTGTCAGAAACTCTCATATGACTCCACGCTCTCCGCCTGCCAAGCACTGCAGGTCCAGACTGTC
This region includes:
- the LOC117310919 gene encoding interferon alpha-1-like; translated protein: MAPTLSLLLALVLLSCHSNCSLGCDLPQTHSLANTRALMLLQQMRRISPFSCLKDRNDFGFPQEAFGGNQFQKAQAIAVVHEMIQQTFQLFSTEGSAAAWDETLLDKFCTALYQQLTDLQACLMQEAGLEGTPLLKEDSILAVRKYFHRITVYLQEKKYSPCAWEIVRAEVMRSFSSSTNLQERLRRKE